The Denitrificimonas caeni genome has a segment encoding these proteins:
- a CDS encoding AAA family ATPase, whose translation MIFLPLYRTVAQRLSDGELPEFFSSASVPQLAAVLFIQNAEKLAQQQAPLASMQRQLAHIISTGNQANLGLPQTFQSLVAERFSAQQFAQGLSHLASLKVSLLDDDHPAEPERYLDADAEWLFSFSAEYQREVMPLQKIYFDEYQAELSVTDPQNRALREFLAAPDESFNVQGYAGSGKTHLISRFTELLEPKRTLLLAQTYGQLQALQARAGEHFPAMTFAQAVGLVLDSNLLANSWRLKDKSRGQYTWQVSHVQVAQWLGLPSIGYLSPEQIASICARTVASYCNTTAQDIAVEHLPAGVASSLVALDVAVLLEMVERYWSELNQPSEPHIRLPIRGYHRIKLMSLTAEVLDTQYSHIIVDEAHDIPRPMLQILDRSPHAVITLSDELQNLSGMAPERNTLIRQRYITQSIRLGKQVENLINPLIQAHPGSSKELFAGRADHCTNLQHYRGWQIPQQATTIIVADEFDLFAWFQRLSHAGASFRLSRSTFKDFMTFAQDCIELYSHGTRPRHGLIFRYASWDALSVAMATNPSFQAVERMLQKGYSQADFQTAVDRHMRKGNGKITLARVSDTKNMEFSSVYLSKDLLITPTAYDNQDSRARLFSSLYTACTRAQHELIVPDGFSDWIADAIK comes from the coding sequence ATGATTTTTTTACCCCTGTACCGCACAGTAGCTCAGCGTTTATCTGATGGTGAGTTGCCTGAGTTTTTCAGTTCAGCCTCTGTGCCGCAATTGGCTGCTGTGTTGTTTATTCAAAATGCCGAAAAGCTGGCGCAACAGCAGGCACCGCTAGCATCCATGCAGCGACAATTGGCACACATTATCAGCACAGGCAATCAAGCTAACCTAGGTTTGCCACAGACCTTTCAAAGCTTGGTGGCTGAACGTTTTAGTGCGCAGCAGTTTGCACAAGGTTTGTCGCACTTGGCGAGTCTTAAAGTAAGCTTGCTAGATGATGATCATCCCGCTGAGCCAGAGCGCTACTTGGATGCTGATGCGGAGTGGCTCTTTTCTTTTAGCGCTGAGTATCAACGCGAAGTGATGCCACTGCAGAAAATTTATTTTGATGAGTATCAGGCTGAATTATCGGTGACTGATCCGCAAAATAGAGCTTTGCGTGAGTTCTTAGCAGCGCCTGATGAGTCCTTTAATGTGCAGGGTTATGCTGGCTCTGGTAAAACCCATTTGATCAGTCGTTTTACTGAACTGCTAGAACCTAAGCGCACTTTGCTCTTGGCGCAAACCTATGGGCAGCTGCAAGCACTACAGGCTCGGGCCGGTGAGCACTTCCCAGCCATGACCTTTGCTCAAGCTGTAGGGTTGGTGCTGGACAGTAATTTATTGGCCAATAGCTGGCGTTTAAAAGATAAAAGTCGTGGGCAATACACTTGGCAAGTCAGTCATGTACAGGTGGCGCAGTGGCTGGGCTTGCCATCGATTGGTTATTTATCACCGGAACAAATTGCCAGTATTTGTGCGCGTACTGTGGCCAGTTACTGCAATACAACAGCGCAAGACATTGCGGTTGAGCATCTACCCGCAGGTGTCGCCAGTAGCTTAGTGGCGTTGGATGTTGCGGTTTTGTTAGAGATGGTTGAGCGTTATTGGTCTGAGCTTAATCAGCCGTCAGAGCCACATATACGTCTGCCAATTCGTGGCTATCATCGGATCAAGCTGATGTCGCTCACAGCAGAGGTTTTAGATACGCAATACAGTCACATTATTGTGGATGAAGCCCATGATATACCGCGGCCCATGCTACAAATACTAGATCGCAGTCCTCATGCGGTGATTACTTTAAGTGATGAGCTGCAAAACCTAAGTGGTATGGCGCCAGAGCGTAATACTTTAATTCGGCAGCGCTATATTACCCAGTCGATCCGCTTGGGGAAACAAGTAGAAAACCTGATTAACCCGTTGATTCAAGCGCATCCAGGCAGTAGCAAAGAGCTGTTTGCTGGGCGGGCCGACCATTGCACTAACCTACAGCATTACCGAGGCTGGCAGATACCACAGCAAGCAACCACTATTATTGTGGCTGATGAGTTTGATTTGTTTGCTTGGTTTCAGCGCCTTAGTCATGCGGGGGCATCGTTTCGTTTATCACGCTCGACCTTCAAAGACTTTATGACTTTTGCCCAAGACTGTATTGAGCTATATAGCCATGGCACACGGCCGCGGCACGGTTTAATTTTTCGTTACGCCAGTTGGGATGCTTTAAGTGTAGCAATGGCCACTAACCCATCGTTTCAAGCGGTGGAGCGTATGTTGCAAAAAGGCTATTCACAGGCAGATTTTCAAACAGCGGTGGACCGCCATATGCGCAAAGGCAACGGTAAAATAACCTTGGCAAGAGTCAGTGACACTAAAAACATGGAGTTTTCCAGTGTTTATTTATCTAAAGATTTGCTGATTACCCCCACTGCCTACGATAACCAAGACAGTCGCGCACGTTTATTTTCCAGCCTGTACACTGCTTGTACCCGTGCACAGCATGAGCTGATTGTTCCAGATGGGTTTTCTGACTGGATAGCTGATGCGATAAAGTAG
- a CDS encoding DUF6868 family protein encodes MSDLTTLATFFGWSTVLNIGLLVFAAFVLVVFNAQVKTLHVKYITLDTADLNTLYFSFLGRYKLAIIMLNLVPYWALKIML; translated from the coding sequence ATGTCAGATTTAACTACGCTAGCAACTTTTTTCGGCTGGAGTACGGTCTTAAATATAGGTTTGTTGGTTTTTGCCGCTTTTGTTTTAGTGGTATTTAACGCGCAAGTGAAAACATTGCATGTAAAGTATATAACCCTCGATACTGCAGATTTAAATACTCTCTATTTTAGCTTTTTAGGTCGTTATAAGTTAGCTATTATAATGCTCAATCTAGTGCCGTACTGGGCTTTGAAGATAATGCTTTAA
- a CDS encoding outer membrane beta-barrel protein — protein sequence MFSKKLLISATTAGFLLTPFALQAADPVSNVGITGSHNKYKLSSDINALDNNKQRMPKAGIYYNYGNKMTGTEGLIYQAGIEAKYGKKSDVKDKQAVAEADVGYRLDLGNRNYIDGIVGAGYRYSKVDDTKGNDVRFTTKSPFAKAGVGFNHKGDTVLTRLEIGTRYNINSETKVKVQHLGSTTVDLKDKYNPYAELNFMWDKGYNDLPLTAGLYYNKTNYQLKDKRDISNTKLKNDEFGVKVGLAF from the coding sequence ATGTTCAGTAAGAAATTATTAATTAGCGCTACCACCGCAGGTTTTTTATTAACACCCTTTGCCCTGCAAGCAGCAGATCCTGTTTCTAACGTAGGTATCACTGGTAGCCATAACAAATACAAGCTGTCATCTGATATAAACGCGCTAGATAATAACAAACAACGTATGCCTAAAGCCGGTATTTATTACAACTACGGTAATAAAATGACGGGTACTGAAGGCTTAATTTACCAAGCTGGTATTGAAGCTAAATACGGTAAGAAAAGTGACGTCAAAGACAAACAAGCTGTGGCCGAAGCAGATGTTGGTTATCGTCTGGATTTAGGTAACCGTAACTATATTGATGGTATCGTAGGTGCTGGTTACCGCTACAGTAAAGTTGACGACACTAAGGGTAACGATGTGCGCTTCACCACCAAGTCACCCTTTGCTAAAGCTGGCGTAGGTTTCAACCATAAAGGTGACACTGTACTTACCCGCTTAGAAATTGGCACACGCTACAACATTAACTCTGAAACAAAAGTTAAAGTTCAGCATTTAGGCAGCACTACAGTAGATTTAAAAGACAAATACAACCCTTATGCAGAATTAAACTTTATGTGGGATAAAGGTTATAACGACCTGCCACTGACCGCTGGTCTCTACTACAATAAAACCAACTACCAACTGAAAGATAAACGCGATATCAGCAACACCAAGTTGAAGAATGATGAGTTTGGTGTAAAAGTTGGTTTAGCCTTCTAA
- a CDS encoding pirin family protein, translating to MSNQSHNTDLPCTTKAGDAAIELLLQPKEQELGGFTVRRSVPSRGARRIGPWVFFDHMGPAYFPAGDGVNVMPHPHINIATVTYLLEGEMLHQDSVGSVQKIRPGDLNLMVAGSGIVHSERQSAEVKSQPHCIHGFQLWLALPAAGEETAPAFYHYNTEQIPSVDVAGVAVRVLMGSAYGVTSPVKTFSPTLYLEARLRAGQPLTLAQAAMRGLYVVTGEINIQDSTVSAETLAVLAAEQEITITAKSDSQVVLIGGDDIGHRYMDWNFVSSRIERVKQARQQWIDQQFAKIPTDNQEYIPYPHITR from the coding sequence ATGAGTAATCAGAGCCACAACACCGATCTGCCCTGTACCACCAAGGCCGGCGACGCAGCCATAGAACTGTTGCTGCAGCCTAAAGAACAAGAACTTGGGGGCTTCACCGTACGGCGCAGTGTCCCGAGTCGAGGCGCGCGCCGAATTGGCCCTTGGGTTTTCTTTGATCATATGGGTCCAGCATACTTTCCTGCAGGTGATGGAGTGAATGTAATGCCGCACCCGCATATCAATATAGCCACTGTGACCTATTTGCTTGAAGGCGAGATGCTCCATCAAGACTCTGTGGGCAGTGTGCAAAAGATTCGCCCTGGGGACTTAAACTTGATGGTCGCTGGCTCAGGCATTGTCCATTCTGAACGGCAATCTGCTGAAGTCAAAAGCCAGCCACACTGCATCCATGGTTTCCAGTTATGGCTCGCGTTGCCAGCTGCTGGTGAGGAGACCGCGCCAGCTTTCTATCATTACAATACCGAGCAAATTCCCAGTGTTGATGTGGCTGGTGTAGCGGTGCGCGTGTTAATGGGTAGCGCTTATGGCGTTACCTCCCCAGTAAAAACCTTTAGCCCAACCTTATACCTTGAAGCACGACTTAGAGCCGGCCAGCCCTTAACTCTAGCTCAGGCGGCTATGCGCGGCTTGTATGTGGTCACAGGCGAGATCAACATCCAAGACTCAACCGTTAGCGCAGAGACATTAGCGGTATTGGCCGCTGAGCAAGAAATCACTATCACGGCCAAATCTGACAGCCAAGTGGTGTTAATTGGGGGTGATGACATTGGCCACCGCTATATGGACTGGAATTTTGTTTCCAGCCGCATTGAGCGGGTCAAGCAGGCTCGTCAGCAGTGGATTGACCAGCAATTTGCTAAGATCCCAACGGACAACCAAGAATATATCCCCTACCCTCATATAACCCGCTAA
- a CDS encoding class I SAM-dependent methyltransferase has protein sequence MPDTSQVLAQAHFAQAAERFEHSPISQQLAQLSERFFPLLTLDKSQHWLDFGAGTGALSVPLADQVGQVTALDTSAAMLAKLAAKNVPNISTLEHDIFCGLSESYAGVVSSMALHHVADIPKLLSCMRQCLIENGQLAIVDLYSEDGSFHGDNAAKGVVHLGFDPQQLLEAAAQAGFKDLSYREIFSIAHKNGRNYPLFILLGRASGTGA, from the coding sequence ATGCCAGATACATCACAGGTTTTAGCGCAGGCACATTTTGCCCAAGCTGCTGAGCGTTTTGAGCACAGTCCTATTTCTCAGCAGCTAGCACAGTTAAGCGAGAGATTTTTTCCTTTATTGACGCTGGATAAAAGCCAGCACTGGTTAGATTTCGGTGCGGGAACAGGTGCGTTGAGTGTGCCTTTGGCCGACCAGGTGGGGCAGGTGACCGCATTGGATACTTCGGCTGCGATGCTGGCCAAACTGGCTGCGAAAAATGTGCCGAATATCAGCACTCTCGAACATGATATTTTTTGCGGCTTAAGTGAAAGCTATGCAGGAGTTGTCAGCAGCATGGCCCTGCACCATGTGGCTGATATTCCTAAGTTGCTGAGTTGTATGCGGCAATGCTTAATAGAAAATGGTCAGTTGGCCATTGTTGACTTGTACAGCGAAGATGGCAGTTTCCACGGTGATAATGCGGCCAAAGGGGTTGTGCATTTAGGTTTTGATCCGCAGCAGTTATTAGAAGCTGCGGCGCAGGCTGGTTTTAAAGACTTGAGTTATCGTGAAATTTTTTCGATAGCGCATAAAAATGGCCGCAATTACCCGCTGTTTATCTTGTTAGGGCGGGCTTCAGGGACTGGCGCTTAG
- a CDS encoding efflux RND transporter periplasmic adaptor subunit, which translates to MKRIGWLLSAMVLAALSGCSDGDAVTEPVEVSRPVPMMVVGSSDKTSSLRFPGRVRAAQRADLAFNVPGRIVQLPAEEGQLIEKGQLVAQLDDANYKIQMRSALAQYNKARTDYQRVDQLWQRSQVIAKAEVDKQRTAMDVAQADYALAKKDFDDTRLLAPFTGVVTKRYVENFSNVQDKEAIVSLQDLNNLEIVINVPERIVRNTPKQVAGYAVFADQPELLLPVTLKSFSSDSDQQTQSYEVVLTLKPGYEITVLPGMSVDVIPQQELQAVGNGPVRVPLQAVFSNADGVTGVWVFDPDSSRVAFQTVKLGDVLNTDVVVESGLAGGETIVTAGVSQLRDAMLVRSL; encoded by the coding sequence ATGAAGCGTATTGGCTGGTTGTTAAGTGCCATGGTGCTCGCCGCGTTAAGTGGATGCAGTGACGGAGATGCTGTTACTGAGCCGGTTGAGGTGTCGCGGCCTGTGCCCATGATGGTAGTGGGAAGCTCTGATAAAACTTCAAGTTTGCGTTTTCCCGGTCGAGTGCGTGCTGCTCAGCGTGCTGATTTAGCCTTTAATGTGCCTGGGCGAATTGTTCAATTGCCTGCAGAAGAAGGGCAGCTCATTGAGAAGGGCCAGTTAGTTGCGCAGCTAGACGATGCCAACTATAAAATTCAAATGCGTTCGGCGTTGGCTCAATACAATAAGGCGCGCACCGATTATCAGCGAGTTGATCAGTTGTGGCAGCGCAGCCAAGTGATTGCCAAAGCTGAAGTGGATAAGCAGCGCACCGCTATGGATGTGGCTCAAGCAGACTACGCTCTGGCTAAAAAAGATTTTGATGACACCCGTTTGCTTGCACCTTTTACTGGTGTGGTGACTAAGCGTTATGTGGAAAACTTTAGCAATGTGCAAGATAAAGAAGCCATTGTGAGCCTGCAAGATCTGAATAATCTCGAAATTGTTATTAACGTGCCTGAGCGCATTGTCCGTAATACGCCAAAACAGGTGGCCGGTTATGCCGTCTTTGCGGATCAGCCCGAGTTGTTATTGCCGGTGACTTTAAAATCATTCTCCTCTGACAGTGATCAGCAAACGCAAAGCTATGAGGTGGTGCTGACGCTCAAACCCGGTTATGAAATTACAGTTTTGCCAGGAATGTCTGTGGATGTGATCCCGCAACAAGAGCTTCAGGCTGTCGGAAATGGACCGGTGCGAGTGCCATTGCAAGCTGTTTTCTCGAATGCTGATGGTGTCACAGGGGTCTGGGTGTTTGATCCAGACAGTTCGCGGGTCGCTTTCCAGACGGTTAAATTAGGTGATGTGTTAAATACTGATGTGGTTGTTGAAAGTGGCTTGGCAGGTGGTGAAACAATTGTAACCGCCGGAGTCAGTCAGCTACGTGATGCAATGTTGGTCAGATCTCTGTAA
- a CDS encoding efflux RND transporter permease subunit, whose translation MNIAELTLSKRTIAWMLTVLVLLGGYISYEKLGRFEDPEFVIRQAAITTLYPGALPAQVAEEVTEVIEEAVQQLQEIKEVTSVSRMGNSLVKVEIELEFAPSKADLEQVWDKLRRKVNDAQHKLPPGAGPSIVNDDFGDVFALFFAVTGEGYSLQEIKDYLDVLERELLQVPGVARVATLGEPDEAIFIEIASAKAAQLGISQDEIYQSLRQQNVITDSGDLLVGPQRVQFSPIGQLDSVEALGNIALGSASGEQVIFLKDIANITRSTMEPPRALMNYDGQPAIGLGISQVAGGNVVDVGDAVRARLQELESQRPLGIDLQIVSYQSDSVREAVDGFIANLAAAVAIVVLVLILFMGWRSGVIVGSVLLLTVAGTLIAMYMDDIAMQRVSLGALIIALGMLVDNAIVVTDGILVRMQKGERAESAAIAVVKSTQFPLLGGTLVGILAFSAIGLSPTDMGEYAGSLFWVILYSMLFSWLFAVTLTPLLCVAMLKVKVIPAGTAEKQTGILYRYRRLLNVALRKRLLTGVIMLSLLISAIFGFSWVKPGFMPDSARPQFVVDMYLPQGSDIRETAKELEKMAAYVYEKDSVTHITRFVGQGGLRFMLTYSPEDPNSSYGQLLIDVDDANGIAELVDELQNELSERHPLAAIKVWKFMLGRGGGKKIEVAFKGPEPAVLRQLAEQAKAIMADDPGAIAIQDDWREKTPVLRPVVNEVAARRAGVDITQISQALNRTFTGERVGVYREKDKLIPIIARAPAGERSLAQDIENVQVYSPTAQKYLPMSQLVSDVQVEWSDAILRRVDRFPTIKAQADPLPGEQSNPLFDRLKPKVEAIELPPGYSLEWHGEYKDSNESNEGLAISAPYGFTAMILAVVLMFNALRQPLVIWLTAPLAIIGVTVGLVIFQVPFEFMAILGCLSLVGMLVKNSIVLVDQADAEIAEGKPGFIAVIDAAVSRARPVFLGALTTILGVAPLLWDPFFKSMAVVIMFGLAFATVLTLVVVPLLYVVLFHIPAEAEEAAKS comes from the coding sequence GTGAATATTGCTGAGTTAACACTTTCAAAGCGTACCATTGCCTGGATGCTAACGGTTTTGGTACTTCTGGGTGGCTATATCAGCTATGAAAAGCTGGGCCGTTTTGAGGACCCAGAGTTTGTAATCCGTCAGGCTGCGATTACTACACTGTACCCTGGGGCTTTACCGGCGCAGGTGGCCGAAGAAGTCACTGAGGTGATTGAGGAGGCGGTGCAGCAGCTGCAGGAAATCAAAGAAGTGACCTCGGTGTCACGGATGGGAAACTCCTTAGTTAAGGTCGAGATTGAACTGGAGTTTGCCCCCAGTAAAGCCGACCTTGAGCAGGTCTGGGATAAGCTGCGGCGCAAAGTCAATGACGCTCAGCACAAACTGCCGCCGGGGGCTGGCCCGTCTATTGTTAATGATGACTTTGGTGACGTATTTGCCCTGTTTTTTGCAGTGACCGGCGAAGGTTACAGTCTGCAAGAAATTAAAGACTATCTGGATGTTTTAGAGCGTGAGTTGTTGCAAGTTCCAGGGGTGGCTCGCGTCGCAACCTTAGGTGAGCCAGATGAAGCTATTTTTATTGAAATAGCATCCGCAAAAGCCGCGCAGCTGGGCATTTCGCAGGATGAAATTTATCAATCCTTGCGCCAGCAAAATGTCATTACTGATTCAGGTGACCTATTAGTTGGCCCGCAGCGGGTGCAGTTTAGCCCAATAGGGCAGTTGGACTCAGTGGAGGCGCTGGGCAATATCGCCTTGGGTTCTGCTAGCGGTGAGCAGGTGATTTTCTTAAAAGATATCGCCAATATCACACGCTCCACGATGGAGCCGCCACGGGCTTTAATGAATTATGATGGCCAACCCGCCATTGGTTTGGGCATTTCACAGGTTGCGGGTGGTAATGTCGTCGATGTTGGCGATGCGGTACGGGCACGCTTACAAGAACTTGAGTCGCAGCGTCCGCTGGGGATTGATCTGCAAATTGTTTCGTATCAATCAGACTCCGTGCGTGAGGCGGTAGACGGTTTTATTGCCAACCTGGCTGCGGCTGTGGCTATTGTCGTATTGGTGTTGATCTTATTTATGGGTTGGCGCAGTGGCGTGATTGTTGGCAGCGTTTTATTGCTGACAGTGGCTGGCACTTTAATTGCGATGTATATGGACGATATTGCCATGCAGCGGGTCTCGCTGGGGGCGCTGATTATTGCCCTTGGTATGCTGGTGGATAATGCCATTGTGGTGACTGACGGTATTTTGGTGCGCATGCAAAAAGGCGAGCGCGCAGAAAGTGCTGCAATTGCCGTGGTCAAGAGCACTCAATTTCCCCTGCTGGGTGGTACCTTGGTGGGGATTCTAGCCTTTAGTGCCATTGGTTTATCACCCACGGATATGGGCGAGTACGCTGGTTCGCTATTTTGGGTGATTCTGTACTCGATGCTATTTAGCTGGTTATTTGCCGTGACCTTAACCCCATTGCTTTGTGTGGCTATGTTGAAGGTTAAAGTTATCCCTGCAGGTACGGCAGAAAAGCAAACAGGTATTTTGTACCGCTATCGCCGCTTATTAAATGTGGCGCTGCGTAAACGTTTGCTCACTGGCGTAATTATGCTGAGCTTATTAATCAGTGCAATATTTGGCTTTAGCTGGGTGAAACCTGGGTTTATGCCGGACTCGGCGCGTCCGCAGTTTGTGGTGGATATGTACTTGCCACAAGGTTCAGACATTCGTGAAACTGCCAAAGAACTTGAGAAAATGGCTGCTTACGTCTACGAAAAAGACAGTGTCACCCATATCACTCGCTTTGTCGGCCAGGGCGGTTTGCGTTTTATGCTGACGTATAGTCCCGAAGATCCCAATAGCAGTTATGGTCAGTTATTAATTGATGTCGATGATGCCAATGGCATTGCTGAGCTGGTTGACGAGTTGCAAAATGAGCTCTCTGAGCGTCATCCATTAGCGGCAATTAAAGTTTGGAAGTTTATGCTGGGCCGCGGTGGTGGAAAGAAGATTGAGGTGGCTTTTAAGGGCCCAGAACCTGCTGTGCTGCGGCAACTGGCTGAGCAGGCAAAAGCTATTATGGCTGATGATCCTGGCGCTATTGCTATTCAAGATGATTGGCGTGAGAAGACTCCGGTATTGCGACCTGTGGTCAATGAGGTGGCCGCGCGCCGTGCTGGGGTGGACATTACGCAGATCAGTCAAGCGCTAAACCGCACCTTTACGGGTGAGCGGGTCGGTGTTTATCGGGAAAAAGATAAGCTCATTCCAATTATTGCCCGTGCTCCTGCTGGGGAGCGTTCTTTGGCGCAAGATATCGAAAACGTTCAGGTTTATAGCCCTACAGCGCAAAAGTATTTGCCCATGAGTCAGTTGGTCAGTGATGTGCAGGTGGAGTGGTCGGATGCTATTTTACGCCGAGTAGACCGTTTCCCTACTATTAAAGCGCAAGCAGATCCGTTGCCTGGAGAGCAGTCTAATCCGCTATTTGATCGGCTGAAACCAAAAGTTGAGGCAATCGAATTGCCGCCGGGCTACAGCTTGGAATGGCATGGTGAGTATAAGGATTCGAATGAATCTAACGAGGGGTTAGCGATTTCAGCACCTTACGGCTTTACTGCGATGATTTTAGCTGTGGTGTTGATGTTTAACGCATTGCGGCAGCCTCTGGTGATTTGGTTGACGGCACCACTGGCTATTATTGGGGTGACGGTGGGGTTGGTGATTTTCCAAGTGCCGTTTGAGTTTATGGCGATTTTGGGTTGCTTGAGTTTGGTTGGGATGCTGGTGAAAAACTCAATTGTTTTGGTGGATCAGGCGGACGCGGAAATAGCTGAGGGTAAGCCGGGCTTTATCGCGGTGATTGATGCTGCGGTGAGCCGTGCACGGCCTGTTTTCTTGGGTGCTTTGACCACTATTTTAGGGGTGGCACCACTGCTTTGGGATCCGTTCTTTAAAAGTATGGCGGTGGTGATTATGTTTGGTTTGGCCTTTGCTACGGTACTGACTTTAGTGGTTGTGCCGTTGCTGTATGTGGTGTTGTTTCATATTCCTGCTGAGGCAGAGGAGGCCGCAAAATCGTAG